From Cronobacter turicensis z3032, the proteins below share one genomic window:
- the gsiC gene encoding Glutathione transport system permease protein gsiC: protein MAAHHPGEGRIMARYLISRFFQALLVMFGVSLLIFFSLHLTGDPAAVMMPPGATTQEIADFRHAMGFDRPLLTQYADYAAHLLRGDLGESLRFGQPVATLIAERLPATALLALTALAWSTLAGLALGLLSALWRDTIWDLLARLVAFSGQAVPVFWLGLLMILFFSLQLRLLPSGGYGEPLQLIMPAVCLGAYYMSAMARLVRASLIDVLDQDYIRTARAKGLSAWRVLVRHGLRNALIPVVTVQGISLAALLGGALVTEIIFAWPGIGRLAVQAIQNRDFPLVQGVVLLAALTFVVVNLLIDLLYLVLNPRIRL from the coding sequence CTGGCTGCGCACCACCCAGGCGAGGGTCGAATAATGGCGCGCTATCTGATTTCACGGTTTTTCCAGGCGCTGCTGGTGATGTTCGGCGTTTCGCTGCTGATTTTCTTCAGCCTGCACCTGACGGGCGATCCGGCGGCGGTCATGATGCCGCCCGGCGCCACCACGCAGGAGATTGCCGATTTCCGCCACGCGATGGGCTTTGACAGGCCGCTGCTGACCCAATACGCCGATTACGCGGCCCACCTTCTGCGCGGCGATCTGGGCGAGTCCCTGCGTTTTGGCCAGCCGGTAGCGACGCTGATTGCCGAACGCCTGCCCGCCACCGCGCTGCTGGCGCTGACGGCGCTCGCCTGGAGCACGCTCGCGGGCCTCGCGCTGGGGCTGCTAAGCGCGCTGTGGCGCGACACAATCTGGGACTTGCTGGCGCGCCTGGTGGCCTTTAGCGGCCAGGCGGTGCCGGTCTTCTGGCTGGGGCTGTTGATGATTTTGTTCTTCAGCCTGCAACTGCGTCTGTTGCCTTCCGGCGGCTACGGCGAACCGTTACAGCTCATCATGCCCGCGGTCTGTCTGGGCGCTTACTACATGAGCGCGATGGCGCGACTGGTGCGCGCGAGCCTGATTGACGTGCTTGACCAGGATTACATCCGCACCGCGCGCGCCAAAGGCCTCAGCGCCTGGCGGGTGCTGGTCCGCCACGGGCTTCGCAACGCGCTGATCCCCGTGGTGACGGTTCAGGGGATTTCGCTGGCCGCGCTGCTTGGCGGCGCGCTGGTCACGGAGATCATCTTTGCCTGGCCGGGCATTGGCCGCCTGGCGGTACAGGCTATTCAGAACCGTGATTTTCCGCTGGTGCAGGGCGTGGTGCTGCTCGCCGCGCTGACATTTGTGGTGGTGAACCTGTTGATTGATTTGCTTTACCTGGTACTGAACCCAAGGATACGTTTATGA
- the mcbR gene encoding HTH-type transcriptional regulator mcbR — MNMLDLEKAQRLSLTMQVEVRLKNALIVGSLRPGARLVTKEIADQLGISITPVREALLRLVSSGALNATPAQAFLVPEISEARYDEVTKIRKNLEGMAAEAAAQNITPARMAHLRELCDAFREAKMSGNVEQALQANRAFRFQLYNWAEMPTLVSLIEQLWMRIGPCFNYLYPQSDDFVRGHHNYDDLLEALEAGDGDAAARAIHKAINDGALILKKQYFG; from the coding sequence ATAAACATGCTGGATCTGGAAAAAGCGCAACGCTTAAGTTTAACCATGCAAGTGGAAGTAAGATTGAAAAACGCCCTTATCGTTGGCAGCCTGCGCCCGGGCGCCCGTCTGGTCACGAAGGAAATCGCCGATCAGCTGGGGATCAGCATCACGCCGGTACGCGAAGCGCTGCTGCGACTGGTCTCTTCCGGCGCGCTGAACGCCACGCCTGCGCAGGCGTTTCTGGTGCCGGAAATCAGCGAGGCGCGTTACGACGAAGTCACGAAGATCCGCAAAAATCTGGAGGGGATGGCGGCGGAAGCGGCAGCGCAAAATATCACCCCGGCGCGTATGGCCCATCTGCGCGAACTCTGCGATGCGTTTCGCGAAGCCAAAATGTCCGGCAATGTTGAGCAGGCGTTGCAGGCCAACCGGGCGTTTCGCTTTCAGCTCTACAACTGGGCGGAGATGCCGACGCTGGTGTCGCTGATTGAACAACTCTGGATGCGCATTGGTCCGTGCTTTAACTATCTCTATCCGCAGTCAGACGATTTTGTGCGCGGACATCATAATTATGACGATCTGCTGGAAGCGCTTGAGGCAGGCGATGGCGACGCGGCCGCACGCGCGATACATAAAGCGATTAACGACGGCGCGTTGATCCTGAAAAAACAATATTTCGGCTAA
- the yncD gene encoding Probable tonB-dependent receptor yncD yields the protein MNISRAVYAPFAFLLPVAFTHAQAAAADEQTMIVTAAPGGISELDTPASVSVVNGDDLRHAAPQVNLSENLGSVPGLQIQNRQNFAQDLQLSMRGFGSRSTYGVRGIRMYVDGIPATMPDGQGYTSNFDLNSVESIDVLRGPFSALYGNASGGVINVKTETGAQPPKIEAGTYYGSFGSVRYGLKASGATGDGTQAGDVDYTVSTTRFTTHGYRDHSGARKNLANAKLGVRLDEASKLTLLFNSVDIKANDPGGLTRDEWRENPRQSPRGDEFNTRKTTKQTQAGLRYERALTANDDISVMAYAGERETTQFQSFKQGFQTAPTNPGGVIDLTRHYQGIDSRWTHRDALLSLPVSFTLGLDYENLSEDRKGYENFRLVNGAPQYGEKGNLRRNERNLMWNVDPYLQTSWQLTDKLSLDAGVRYSNIWFDSNDFYVAPGNGDDSGEANYHKWLPAGSLKYALTDAWNVYASYGRGFETPTINELSYRSGGQSGLNFALKPSTSDTVEIGSKTRIGNGLLTAALFQTDTDNEIVVDQSVGSGRSSYKNAGKTRRQGVELALDQQFGDAWKVKAAWTYLDATYRTNVCRTGDCNGNRMPGIARNMLYTSLGYEPETGWYAGGDVRYMGSIMADDANSAKAPSYTTVGLNTGYKFQRGNWLLDVFGRVDNLFDKSYVGSVIVNESNGRYYEPAPGRNYGVGASLSYRFE from the coding sequence ATGAATATCTCCCGCGCTGTCTATGCGCCCTTCGCTTTTTTGCTGCCGGTCGCGTTCACACACGCCCAGGCCGCCGCTGCCGATGAACAAACCATGATCGTCACCGCCGCCCCCGGCGGGATCTCTGAGCTGGACACGCCCGCGTCTGTCAGCGTCGTGAACGGTGACGATCTGCGCCATGCCGCGCCGCAGGTGAACCTCTCTGAAAACCTGGGCAGCGTGCCAGGCCTGCAAATCCAGAACCGGCAGAACTTCGCCCAGGATTTACAGCTGTCGATGCGCGGTTTCGGCTCGCGTTCCACCTACGGCGTGCGCGGCATCCGGATGTATGTTGACGGTATTCCGGCGACGATGCCGGACGGCCAGGGTTACACCTCGAATTTCGATCTCAACAGCGTTGAGAGCATCGACGTACTGCGCGGGCCATTCTCGGCGCTTTACGGCAACGCCTCCGGCGGCGTGATAAATGTCAAAACCGAAACCGGCGCGCAACCGCCGAAGATTGAAGCGGGTACGTATTACGGCAGCTTCGGCAGCGTGCGCTACGGGCTGAAAGCGTCGGGCGCGACCGGCGACGGCACCCAGGCGGGCGATGTTGATTACACCGTCTCCACCACCCGCTTTACCACCCACGGCTATCGCGATCACAGCGGCGCGCGTAAAAATCTCGCCAATGCGAAACTCGGCGTGCGCCTCGACGAGGCCAGCAAACTGACGCTGCTCTTTAACAGCGTCGACATCAAAGCCAACGATCCTGGCGGTCTGACCCGCGACGAATGGCGTGAAAACCCGCGCCAGTCGCCGCGCGGCGATGAATTCAACACCCGTAAAACCACGAAACAGACTCAGGCGGGACTGCGCTACGAGCGCGCGCTTACGGCCAATGACGACATCAGCGTCATGGCGTACGCGGGCGAGCGCGAAACCACGCAGTTTCAGTCATTCAAACAGGGCTTTCAGACCGCACCTACCAACCCTGGCGGCGTTATCGACCTCACCCGCCACTATCAGGGCATCGACAGCCGCTGGACGCACCGCGACGCGCTGCTCAGCCTGCCGGTGAGCTTTACGCTCGGTCTTGATTACGAAAATTTGAGCGAAGATCGCAAGGGCTATGAAAACTTCCGGCTGGTGAACGGCGCGCCGCAGTATGGCGAGAAAGGCAATCTGCGCCGCAATGAACGCAACCTGATGTGGAACGTCGATCCGTACCTGCAAACCTCGTGGCAGCTTACCGACAAACTGAGCCTCGACGCGGGCGTGCGCTACAGCAATATCTGGTTCGATTCGAACGATTTTTACGTGGCGCCGGGCAATGGCGACGACAGCGGCGAGGCGAATTATCACAAATGGCTGCCGGCAGGATCGCTGAAATATGCGCTGACCGACGCCTGGAATGTGTATGCCTCTTATGGCCGCGGCTTTGAAACGCCGACCATCAACGAGCTCTCTTACCGTTCTGGTGGTCAGAGCGGCCTGAATTTTGCGCTCAAACCATCCACCAGCGATACGGTCGAGATCGGCAGCAAAACGCGTATCGGCAATGGTCTGCTGACCGCCGCGCTGTTCCAGACCGATACGGACAATGAAATTGTGGTGGATCAGAGCGTTGGCAGCGGGCGCAGCAGCTATAAAAACGCCGGGAAAACCCGTCGTCAGGGCGTTGAGCTGGCGCTTGACCAGCAGTTCGGCGACGCGTGGAAGGTAAAAGCGGCATGGACATACCTTGACGCCACCTACCGCACCAACGTCTGCCGCACCGGCGACTGCAACGGCAACCGGATGCCTGGCATTGCGCGCAATATGCTGTACACCTCGCTCGGTTACGAGCCGGAAACCGGCTGGTACGCGGGCGGCGATGTGCGTTATATGGGCAGCATCATGGCCGATGACGCCAACAGCGCCAAAGCGCCGTCGTATACCACCGTAGGCCTCAACACCGGCTATAAATTCCAGCGCGGCAACTGGCTGCTGGATGTGTTTGGCCGCGTCGATAACCTGTTCGATAAATCGTATGTCGGATCGGTCATCGTTAACGAATCCAACGGCCGCTACTACGAGCCCGCGCCAGGCCGTAATTACGGCGTCGGCGCAAGCCTCAGCTACCGCTTCGAGTAA
- the gsiD gene encoding Glutathione transport system permease protein gsiD, giving the protein MQSDLAAVFQAPGPQHWLGADQLGRDVLARILAGARLSLFVVMIAALIAATMGTLMGMVAGYFGGWVDALIMRLIDIQLAVPFILLILLVMALFGTSLANIIVIMGVTSWAIYARVARARTLEIRELEYIEAAKTMGFSHLRIMLRHILPALATPLLVLLTLDIPRLIVLEASVGFLGMGIQPPTPTLGNLIGEGRAYMLLAPWLVVWPGCAIAMLVVGCNLLGDYWLRTTQARVE; this is encoded by the coding sequence CTGCAAAGCGATCTCGCGGCGGTCTTTCAGGCTCCTGGCCCGCAACACTGGCTGGGCGCCGATCAACTGGGCCGCGACGTGCTGGCGCGCATTCTCGCCGGCGCCCGTCTCTCGCTGTTCGTGGTGATGATCGCCGCACTCATCGCCGCCACCATGGGCACGCTGATGGGCATGGTGGCGGGCTACTTCGGCGGCTGGGTCGATGCGCTTATCATGCGGCTTATCGATATTCAGCTGGCGGTGCCGTTTATTCTGCTGATCCTGCTGGTAATGGCGCTGTTCGGCACCTCGCTTGCTAACATTATCGTTATCATGGGCGTGACGAGCTGGGCGATTTACGCCCGCGTAGCGCGCGCCAGGACGCTGGAAATTCGCGAGCTGGAGTATATCGAGGCCGCGAAAACCATGGGTTTTTCGCACCTGCGCATTATGCTGCGCCATATTTTACCGGCGCTCGCGACACCGCTACTGGTGCTGCTGACGCTCGATATCCCGCGCCTCATTGTGCTGGAAGCCTCCGTCGGTTTTCTCGGCATGGGCATCCAGCCGCCGACGCCGACGCTTGGCAATCTGATTGGCGAAGGTCGCGCCTATATGTTGCTCGCGCCGTGGCTGGTGGTCTGGCCTGGCTGCGCCATCGCCATGCTGGTGGTGGGCTGTAACCTGCTCGGCGACTACTGGCTGCGCACCACCCAGGCGAGGGTCGAATAA
- the tcp gene encoding Methyl-accepting chemotaxis citrate transducer, with translation MAIHDVSVKSNLIYDINIDVFQAKINRLKYFYTGDDEARVLMRRYVDDALAKTGEASALDWPANERAIVADIQRYLESFRGSVTTMSDATATLNQLRSQLDALAGQDETARYTQLIRTPVADTELSFAIYDLLFAISDLRDYAYALRFTGTAQASEALQRRFSAVEGQYQALVSRLSPELLPPFAGLWQDTVRYQTLSRDYYTAWESLKGAENTVKTAGDRSSSAIKQMVAFTKAQNDDLASGSSTLALILGALAILLGVIVAWAISRQIIRPLMINLAFAERIADGDLTTQIETDRHDEFGRLTGAMARVNARLREMTGELRASVGRLTHTAGEIASGNSALSARTEQQTTAVVQTAASMDQLTATVKNNADNARHASQIAAQASQTAERGGEVVRDVVQTMQDISASSRKIADITEVINSISFQTNILALNAAVEAARAGEHGRGFAVVASEVRSLSQRSAQAAKDIAVLIDESVNRIKTGSTLATRAGETMDDVVSSVTRVNDIMEEISSASQEQSRGIEQIARAVGELDATTQQNAALVSASSTAASDLDAQAARLRQLAGAFRLNAQPAALRPNAAQGRPAAPAPAAARKPVTEEGWTTF, from the coding sequence ATGGCCATCCACGACGTTTCCGTCAAAAGCAATCTTATCTACGACATCAATATCGATGTCTTTCAGGCCAAAATTAACCGGCTCAAATATTTCTATACCGGCGATGACGAAGCCCGCGTGCTGATGCGTCGCTATGTCGATGACGCGCTCGCGAAAACCGGTGAAGCCAGCGCGCTCGACTGGCCGGCTAACGAACGCGCGATCGTCGCCGATATCCAGCGTTATCTGGAAAGTTTTCGGGGCAGCGTGACCACCATGAGCGACGCCACGGCAACGCTCAACCAGCTTCGCAGCCAGCTCGACGCGCTGGCAGGCCAGGATGAAACCGCGCGCTATACCCAGCTCATCCGCACGCCGGTGGCCGACACCGAACTCTCCTTTGCGATTTACGATCTCCTGTTCGCTATCAGCGACCTTCGCGATTACGCTTATGCGCTGCGCTTTACCGGCACAGCGCAGGCAAGCGAGGCGCTCCAGCGCCGTTTCAGCGCGGTGGAAGGGCAATATCAGGCGCTCGTAAGCCGTCTTTCGCCGGAGCTGTTACCGCCGTTCGCGGGCCTCTGGCAGGATACGGTGCGCTACCAGACGCTGAGCCGTGACTACTACACCGCCTGGGAATCGCTTAAGGGCGCGGAAAACACGGTGAAAACCGCAGGCGATCGCAGCAGCAGCGCGATTAAACAGATGGTGGCGTTCACCAAAGCGCAGAATGACGACCTGGCGTCAGGCTCCTCAACGCTTGCCCTGATCCTGGGAGCGCTTGCGATTTTACTGGGCGTTATCGTCGCCTGGGCCATCAGCCGTCAGATAATCCGTCCGTTGATGATAAACCTGGCGTTCGCCGAGCGTATCGCCGACGGCGATTTAACCACGCAGATTGAAACCGATCGCCATGACGAGTTCGGCAGGCTTACCGGCGCGATGGCGCGTGTGAACGCCAGGCTTCGTGAGATGACCGGCGAGCTGCGCGCAAGCGTCGGGCGTCTGACCCATACGGCGGGCGAAATCGCCTCCGGCAACAGCGCGCTGTCGGCGCGTACCGAACAGCAGACCACGGCGGTAGTACAGACGGCGGCCAGCATGGATCAGCTCACCGCGACCGTGAAAAACAATGCCGATAACGCCCGCCACGCCAGCCAGATCGCCGCACAGGCGTCGCAGACTGCCGAACGTGGCGGCGAGGTGGTGCGCGATGTTGTGCAGACCATGCAGGATATCTCCGCCAGTTCGCGCAAAATCGCCGACATTACCGAGGTGATTAACAGCATTTCGTTCCAGACCAATATTCTGGCGCTGAACGCGGCGGTGGAAGCGGCGCGCGCGGGCGAACATGGCCGCGGTTTCGCGGTGGTCGCCTCGGAAGTGCGCAGCCTCTCTCAGCGCAGCGCGCAGGCGGCGAAAGATATCGCGGTATTGATTGATGAATCGGTCAATCGCATCAAAACCGGCAGCACGCTGGCGACCCGCGCCGGTGAGACGATGGATGACGTGGTGAGTTCGGTCACCCGCGTGAACGATATTATGGAAGAGATTTCGTCGGCCTCGCAGGAGCAGAGCCGCGGCATTGAGCAAATCGCCCGCGCGGTCGGCGAGCTGGACGCCACCACGCAGCAGAACGCCGCGCTGGTCAGCGCGTCTTCCACCGCCGCAAGCGATCTTGACGCCCAGGCGGCGCGTCTGCGCCAGCTGGCGGGCGCGTTTCGCCTGAATGCGCAACCTGCTGCGCTGCGCCCGAACGCCGCGCAAGGTCGTCCGGCAGCGCCGGCGCCAGCCGCCGCGCGTAAACCTGTTACGGAAGAGGGCTGGACGACTTTCTGA
- the yddM gene encoding Uncharacterized HTH-type transcriptional regulator yddM, with protein sequence MATMFNPPHPGRLVQESMEALGLSARALAKALDVAPSTVQRLLVGKSDVSPEMALRLSAVLGSSAHVWLGLQNEYDLWQARQSVDFSHLQRLQRA encoded by the coding sequence ATGGCAACGATGTTTAACCCACCACACCCTGGCAGGCTGGTGCAGGAGTCAATGGAAGCGCTTGGGCTCAGCGCCCGCGCGCTGGCTAAGGCGCTGGACGTCGCGCCGTCGACGGTGCAGCGGCTGCTGGTCGGCAAATCTGACGTCTCCCCGGAAATGGCGCTGCGTCTCTCTGCGGTACTCGGCAGCTCGGCGCATGTCTGGCTGGGGTTGCAGAACGAATACGATCTGTGGCAGGCGCGCCAGTCGGTTGATTTCTCGCATCTGCAACGGTTGCAAAGGGCATAA